The genomic window CCCATTCCCGTTCCCTGAGGATCTCCCCCCTGGATCATGAAATCCTTGATTACGCGGTGGAAAATAGTTCCGTCATAATAAGGAACTCCTTTTGCTTTTGCTTTGTTGTCGATTTTCCCTTCTGCAAGTCCGATAAAGTTAGCTACCGTTACAGGGGCTTTTTTGTCTTCAAACTTTACAATCATATTACCTTTTGTGGTCTGAAGATTTGCGTAAAGTCCGTCATTAAGACTTTCGTAAGTTTCTTTGTCTACGTTCATTTTTTTATAAATTGGTGTACAACTCATCAGCGAAACACTCGCCGCTGCCAGAATTATATTTTTGTTAAACAATTTCATGGATTATAATGCTTTTAATTTTATGATTAAAGGAATATCATTATCGATTTTTTTCTCATCGCCATACGTTCCGTACGCCAGGGCCGAAGGAACCAAGAGGGTCACTTCCTCACCGTCATGGATAAAACGCAGCGCATCCTCTACTGCCTTCAGTTCATCAAAATGTCCGAATTTGGCATCTCTCCTTTCAATCGGCTGATCGTAGATTTTGGTCTGGTCGAAATCATAAAGGTTATAAGAATAGGAAATCAGGGTATTGTCCTGCCTTCTCTGCCTTTGATCGAATCCCTGGGCATCCGTCCAGTAATTAAGCTGGGTCGGATAGAACTTTACCTGCTGGCTGCCGATCCAATCCTGGATCTGCGACCTTTCCAGTGCGTTCAGGTTTTTCATCCTGTTTCTGGAAACCTCCAGATCATTCTTGCTGAGGACACCGCCTACAGGAGGATGGGTCTGCGCATTTTTGCTGCAGCTCAGTAAACCCAATACCGATATGAAGAGTATTTTTTTCATAAACTTTTGCGAAAATACACATTTCGGGAATCATTAACAAAACTTGTCCCTAAAGTTTAGCGATTTTCACTGTCACTACTGAAAAACAAAAAGCCGGAAAAAATTCCGGCTTTAAGCTTATTCTTATTTCAGATTATACTGTTTCCAATACGTGGTCTACTTTCACTCTCCATCCGAAAGGATCTTCTGCCAGATTGGTCTGAAGGTCAACCAGATCATTTTTAAGGAGAACTGCGAAACTTTCTTCGTCCGATAATCTCGGTAATTCCAGTTTCTCACCATTGTATCCTAAAGCCTGGAAAACGGTAGTTACCACTGCGGTTCCAACGCCCCAAACTTC from Chryseobacterium sp. SORGH_AS_0447 includes these protein-coding regions:
- a CDS encoding FKBP-type peptidyl-prolyl cis-trans isomerase; this encodes MKKILFISVLGLLSCSKNAQTHPPVGGVLSKNDLEVSRNRMKNLNALERSQIQDWIGSQQVKFYPTQLNYWTDAQGFDQRQRRQDNTLISYSYNLYDFDQTKIYDQPIERRDAKFGHFDELKAVEDALRFIHDGEEVTLLVPSALAYGTYGDEKKIDNDIPLIIKLKAL